From Cyprinus carpio isolate SPL01 chromosome A18, ASM1834038v1, whole genome shotgun sequence:
cacaaatgcagATTTGATAAAGATTCTGTAAgttttgtgacatttaaaaatgacttgataatttattttaatcagtaaaGCACTGAAAGAAGAGTGTCTTAAAACTCTTTACAATACTTAAACTGCAATAGCCTATACtgattatctatttatttgttttttattttagttatttattgtgGTTGTTTATTTATATCTATCCTGCTTGGAAttattgtggttgtgtgtgtgttttctttcttatttctttGGACATACTACTCCAGTTGTAAATTTCCATAGAAAATAGTAGCCAGATTACCTGTTTCCACTTACCATCTGCAACAGTTCCACAGACTTGGCAACCTGCCTGTTGTATTACTCATAGTTactttacatatttacaataaaatatattgtgcCGTTGTTAGCCTATGTTATTTCTACCTGATCCACTTAAAATTACTTTCATATGTTTAAACATAACGtatattaacacattttcttTGTGATCTTCACAGTAGACATGGATCTTTTGCAAAGATTATTTATTAGGGATGCCAGTACTGTACATAAAAGGTTCACTCTATATTTTGATGTGGTCGTATTGTGACACCTAGAGGCGTGTCAGTATAAAGCAAAAGTTATTAGTTACTGATACGAGGAAGGAATGTTTTGAGAAGCTGAGTCTGGGTCAGCAAGCGGAGGGAGGACCAAGCTTCTTTCAGGGGTCTTGAAGTCCTTCCCCTGCAAATCAGGTCCAAATCCCTGGACCTGGACCAGCCAGTGCAGCTTCAGTTAATATTAACAAAGTGACATGACAGTTGAGGGTGGGTTTACTGCCATAACCCCCAGACATTTGCACACACCGCTGTCAGTGCTTGAaatttcatgttaactaaaattatttatcttttaatagaCATTTTTAGCCCAAGCATGGTGATCCTCAAGATACGGCGCCATCTATGAAGAGAGACGCTTGGATGGTCTTGAGGTATCATTATTTTACATACAATATTTAGCTATCAAATAGTTTTATTccagaaataaatgttaattgtattataataataacaatttttggttcctgTCACAGCTGCCCCAAACATGCCTGTCTCGGCCTCTCCACGCCTAGCTTCTCGCAAGGATCTGGTAGTATCTGGCACCTTGGCTTGAGGCACTAATATGGTAGtgttacttaaataataaatacattaaaaaacaattgtgCCATGTTTCCAATTGCTCATATTGTTTATATTCTAATGGTTCATAAAGTTCCTTATATTTCTTCAGAGGATGAAATATGTTGCATATATAATTACCATTTTCAATGTGGaattatctaaatataatttcatcaaaataatttaataaattcaattacattttttggtAAGTTTACTGAAGACCCTAAAAGATGCATAGTGAATGTAAAAGAGTACATAatcaaaatcaatatatatatatatatatatatatatatatatatatatatatatatatatatatatatatatatattattatatatatatatatatatatatatatatataaaactttatatttatattttacttatgctatctacaggtccttctcaaaaaattagcatattgtgaaaaagttcattattttccataatgtaatgataaaaattcaactttcatatattttagatttattgcacaccaactgaaatatttcaggtcttttattgttttaatactgatgattttggcatacagctcatgaaaacccaaaattcctatctcaaaaaattagcatatttcatccgaccatagaagaaaagtgtttttaaatacaaaaaaaagtcaaccttcaaataattatgttaagttatgcactcaatacttggtcgggaatccttttgcagaaatggcGTGGCATGGgcggcaatcagcctgtggcactgctgaggtgtaatggagggcccaggatgcttcgatagcggccttaagctcatccagagtgttgggtcttgcgtctctcaactttctcttcacaatatcccacagattctctatggggttcagggtcaggagagttggcaggccaattgagcacagtaataccatggtcagtaaaacatttaccagtggttttggcactgtgagcaggtgccaggtcgtgctgaaaaacgaaatcttcatctccataaagcttttcagcagatggaagcatgaagtgctccaaaatctcctgatagctagctgcattgaccctgcccttgataaaacacagtggaccaacaccagcagctgacatggcaccccagaccatcactgactgtgggtacttgacactggacttcaggcattttggcattttccttctccccagtcttcctccagactctggcaccttgatttccgaatgacatgcaaaatttgctttcatccgaaaaaaaagtactttgggaccactgagcaacagtccagtgctgcttctctgtagcccaggtcaggcgcttctgccgctgtttctggttcaaaagcacacgccctgtgcacggtggctctggatgtttctactccagactcagtccactgcttccgcaggtcccccaaggtctggaatcggtccttctccacaatcttcctcagggtccggtcacctcttctcgttgtgcagcgttttttgccacactttatCCTTCCCACAGATTtaccactgaggtgccttgatacagcactctgggaacagcctattcgttcagaaatttctttctgtgtcttaccctctcgcttgagggtgtcaatgatggccttctgggttaacctcttacccatgattgcggttttgagtaatgaaccaggctgggagtttttaaaagcctcaggaatcttttgcaggtgtttagagttaattagttgattcagatgattaggttaatagctcgtttagagaaccttttcatgatatgctaattttttgagataggaattttgggttttcatgagctgtatgccaaaatcatcagtattaaaacaataaaagacctgaaatatttcagttggtgtgcaatgaatctaaaatatatgaaagtttaatttttatcattacattatggaaaataatgctaattttttgagaaggacctgtatatacaaattaatatatttagttcaggtttttttttttttttttaataaaaacttaaaatatcgTTGTAGTCTGGTTGTACTTAGGTAGCTTCATATTTTAATTCaggttatgaaaaaaatatataaagatggaTACAACACATGCTCAGTGGTCCCACCCTGTGTTGGTTGTCATGCAGCACATACAGCGAACCACTGAAGAGAGATGAACTGTATGAACCTGAATTAAAGGTTTCTGCTCTGGTTCCTTCATTTGTGCCACATGTAACAGCCTGAGTGAACATACAGAGAGCTGCTgttccaaaatattatttcaagaaatgtatGCAGGCTACACTGAACTATATCATTCATTCTCTGGTATATGTACAGCTTTTAGCAATCTGGTTTGATGTTAATGGTAGTCTGATTTTATAGAGAGGCAGCTAAATAAAGATTCAACCCCTATTCAGCATCCCAACAGTAAAGTGTGCTggtgtttttcagcggcagggactggGGGACTTGTAAGAGTAGAAGGAAAGCTCAACACAGCAAAATACTGAGATGAAAACCTAGTCCAGACAGCATACAGAagctgggcagaaggttcaccttccaacaggacaaagACCCGAAGCACACAGCaggagtggcttatagacaactctgtgaatgtccttgagtggcccattcagccacagcctgagcttgaacccaatcaaaccTTTCTGGAGGAACCTGAAAATGTGCgttgcccccatccaacctgacagagtttgagaggtgaagagatgagaaGAAGAATGTCAGATATTTGCCAAATGcagatgtgcaaagcttgtcacatcaaacaaaaaagacttgaggttgtaaaggtgcttcaacttctgagttaagggtatgaatattTATTCGAAGTACTTAAttaggtttttcatttttaatacatttgcaaagTTGCCACATATcagttttttgctttgtcagtatggtgtatgGAAGGTagattgatgtaaaaaaaaaaaaaaaaaagcagtttgacATGAGGAAGCAGCATTaaacgtgaaaaaaatgaagggaaatgaatactttcataaggcaccatacacacacacataatttttatattatatatttatgtattttatataatggTGGTTTATATTGACAATAAagatttttacaaaagatttctatttcaattaaatgctgttcttttttttctttctattcatcaaagaatcatgaaaaaatagaatcacaattttctcaaaaaaaaaattgtaagcacattaaacattaaaataatgaaaagcattacaacattttacaaactccaaacttttaaacagtacatACAAACACAAAGCAATTACCAAAAAGATTAGGCCTCTCACTCACATTCACAAAATGATTCCGTGCAGCTGCTGGATCTAATTTGAATActcaaatatttttacatatcaGACAGGGAAGCATCACCATTTGTAATGATTCACATTTTTAACCATTACATGTACACTGACTGTGCACATTACTGAGATTCAGTACAATTTAAAAGTGACTATGTAATAACCAACCAAGTTCGAATTATTCTCTGCAACATGAGATGTGTCTGACtaccgttttttatttttttgtctcacaCACTGTGGCTGCTGACTGCTCTATTGCATCAGGCAGTCAGCGCTTTGTAATTGAGACTCCAGAGATCCTCCTTCTCAAGCTTTGGACTCCCCAGGATGAGTAACAAAGGCTGGGGCCATGCTGGCCACCCTCCCACAACACACCAGCCCCTGCTGCAATCAAATGCAATCCTCTCATTGCCAAATAGTGCTGTGCTTGGTTGCCTAGAGACCAAGGTCACCTGGGTGAAGGCGCCTTGCAACCCTCCCACAAACTGCTCTCAGATCTGTTGCTTTCAATCAGACACTGCTACAAGCAAAAAGTAAATTACAACCAGTCAGCCTTGTCACTGCTAATATAGAGTTAAACACTTTCATAATAGCATGTGTCCACCTTCACATTATCAATAAATGTGTCTGAAATGGCATCTAATTAAGTCAAGGACAAAGCATCATTAAATTACACCTGCAGTCTGCTGTCACAGCATGAAAGATTGCGTAAACGATTGCTTGTCTTTGCACCATGCAAGCTTGTGTTGCAGCTGATGTGTCGAGGGGAGATGCTAATTGATTTCTCCTCAAGGGAGAGAGTTTCATCACACTTTGTTTTTAACCCTCTCTTACATGGGCTGCACATGACGGTCCCGCAGGAGTTCTGCACCTCTACATTCAGAGTCTGAGACACAATGAACTCATATGATGAACCAAAACAAATGAGCCAGGACACAGTGTGCAAGGAAACAAGTGGATATTCAACAAATGCAGGATGTGATAATGGAACATTTGCAGAGTAATAgtgtaaaacatacacaaaaatgttTCTGGAAAGCAAAAGACTTGCTGtcatttaatttattctcaaGTACAAACTGCAATGATCAGTGAAGTCAAATGTAGCAAACATAATATAACAGCATCTGTTTTGTAGGACAAACGGTGTAGGATGTAATTTTCAACATATGCACTACTgctccaaagtttggggtcagtaagattttttaaaatgtttttgaaagaagttgctTATGctcatcaatttaaaaaaaatcaaaattcagttaaacagtaattttgtaaaatatttttacaatttaaaataacttttatatttaattatatttgaaacatttatttattcctgttatcCTGTCAcaattctttagaaatcattttaatatgccgatttgctgcttaatgaacatttcttattattattagagttgaaaattgttgtgctgcttaataattttgaagaaactgtgatatgtttgaacaaaacaattattagaaagataaacattttgtaacaatataaatgttttttacagtcactttttatttcatgtacacttgcagaataaaagtattaattaacagtattaaaaaattataaatagcataaaaaaatctcactgaccgcAAAACTTATTAACGGAAGTGtatttgaacaaatatatatctatatatagaaaaatgtaaacattgagGTGCAATGTAACTTGaccttgttacatttttttttttttcattttcttcaacttataataataatagcagccTATTTTCATGCCATTTAAAACCACTGGAATAAACAAGGTACAATTTacccaaaaaatattcatattattccAAACCAATGTGACTTTCTTATTTTGTGAATCACAAGtggagatatttaaaaaaaaaaaaaaaaataaaagctattttcactgaacaaaacaacaacccTCTGACTTTCGTTGTACAGGGAAAAAAGGCCATGTCATTTTTCAAaaagtcttcttttgtgtttcacgtaaagaaagttatacaggtttggaatgccattttggagtgaactatctctttaaataaaataaaaaaaacactagttaaGTACTCCAACATATCAAcaatttgtgttaaaaatatatgtgtgatCAGTCACACTGAAGAGTCTGTAAggcacagcaaaaaaataaatcagtagcAACAGCAGTAGTAACATTCAGTAGCAGTCAAGGTACAATGTGTGTTGGGACACAGCAGTGAggtaaaaatgtcaatttaaatcaatatatcagTCTAGAGGCTGGCCAGGGGAATATAAGATCAATAGTTACAATCAGAAACCCCTTTCGCAGATCAAGGGCTGGCTACTTCTTCTGTATGCTGTCCTTACAGGCCCACAGCTTTTCCCTGTGTGACAAACTTAAACAGTAGCCAATGGCCTTCTCAGTTTCATTGATCCTCTTTCGGAAACGGTCTCTGTCCCGTGCAAACTCCTCCCACGGTCCCTTACGAGATGCTTGAAAAGCAAAGGACCAAGCTTGCATCTTGTGGACTTGTACGATGGGAGAAAATTTCACCTGGAAAACATTAGCAACATGCTGTTATCAAGCAATGACTGTCAGCTGACATGTTGTCTAAAGCGCCATAATGGGTGCGGTCAGATTAGCGAATTTTTGCCaaaattttgcatgcaaaaaggTCAATAGTGTTGCGacgtatgaagcacagctcacacaaaaatcactttcaaaccaagcagctttctatcGGTCAGTGTGGCAAAATCTGCATGGAGAAATGGAAATTCCTAATCGCGAAACAAGAGTGACCACACCTTTAGACTGATAATTACCTTCTTAACAAGGGCAACATTTCCTCTGGTTGCCCTGAACAGCAGTAAGACCAACATGTCTTCTCCATGGCACCACTGATAATGTCTCAACGGGTAATTTGTGGCAGCAATGGCGAGCAACTTTACTTGGCGGTAACGGCGGCTTTGAGTGCCTTGAAGATTTTAAGAGTCTATCGGTTTGATTTTGTGTGTTGTCACTGGGCGAGTCATGTATTGGTGCTGCTGGTGAGCTTTGAAGAGGGGCTCTGAAATTCAGTGGATGATATGGGTCATCATTCTGAGAAAGGGACCTCCATAAGgcctcttcttcttcatcttcagaaCCTGGTTTGGAAGAATCGGAGCCTGTGGACACAGTGGACTGTGATACAGTGGGACTTTCAGCCTTTGAAACCACCTGTGGTTTGCTTTTTTCAGGAACCGCACTGGACAAACATGCTTTGAAGTGTAGAGGGTGATATGGATCCGTCGAGCTGGTTAGAAGGTCCCAGAGTTTGTCATTCTCCTCTCGTTCTCCTTCAAAACAAGAGCTGTCTGTGCTTCCCCAGCTGAACTCACTGTCTGAGAACTGACCAACTGACTGCACTTGACATGGAGCTCGGACATCCTCTGTAGATGAACTACATGAATCAGGATCACCGATGGGCTTCTGATGCTTTACAAACTCCTTTGCTGAAAACCCGGACACATGTGCAGTAAATGTGCAGGTGTTCTCGGCGCATTTCCTCTCTGATCCTCCTAATATGCTCCAGTCATATCCATGATTCCACATGGAGTGATCTCCGATATAGAGGTCTTCAGTGTCATTGAGACACTCGGTTGCGTGGGACACAAGGTCGTCCACTAAGGAGCAACAGAGTTCATCTCCGACCAAACTGGACAGGACAGCTCTGGAGTGGGAACTCACATCAAATGGGTCCCTGGCGAATTTGGAAAGTGGATTGGAACCCCCGACcactatgtttttgttgttttcaaacaAGGATGAGAGCAGGAAACCGTCAGAAGGGTCTCCTGACCCGCTTGTCATGTGCTGAATGTGTTGCCCTGTCTCGTCTGTAATTCTCAGATGGACCTCAAACCTGAACATCTGGAAAACTGGGGACCAAACAAAGAGTTACTGGATGGatgcataaatgaatgaatgaatgatgtgtttttaatcaataataaaatgttaaaatactgatagaaaaaaaaatcatatttaaaatactgatagaaaaaaaaaaagtttttgttatttatattttatgaatagtttttttaatttgtaatttaataataataataataataataatatgtcctTATAATATGCAaagtatattacaaaataataaggataagtaaattaataatataattataaatatgtataataaaagatgtttaattaataaatacatgattaaattataaaattaaatactactaataaaaatagtagtataaatataaaataaatatattatattggtaattttattttaataaaacatattcatGAAACTTCACGTTTGCTCTAGAACATTTGAGTTATTTGGTTTTACTAAAATTCAGTATTGcattaatgttttctttatacGTTTTTCTCACTCTCctctaaagaaaatattttgtaaataattattttagtcgttttggataaaagctgaatgaatctaaatatacacattttgtaTCAAATGCAACTGAACTGATCAACAATGCACTTTTTCATTTGACAATTTTCACGCAGTTTGCACTTTTATTCTATAAGAATAATGCATCTATACAGCGATCTACATATAGATAACTGCATCTATACTGTAAATAGAATTATGTAATCCCGCAATGGCAAAGCATAAGAAtagcaaaacattttaatgcaaatatatgAATCAGTAACACCAGACTTACCCGTCATCAAGGTGCAGCAGATGACCTGGACCAGCAGCCGCAGGTGCTCCCACAGCACCGTCAGGATCTGTTTAGTCCAGGGCAGAAGCATCATGCCGCTGTCCCCGAAGCGCCGCAGCGCGGTCCGCTCCGCTCCGCTCCCTTCCATCCTCAAACAATACGCTGTCACGTATTCTGATATTCGTCCCTTGGTTTTGTTACTCTGTAGTAATTTATCGGCTGATGTTTGAAGTTTGCTAACCACATCTTCCCAGATATGTGAGCGTTAACTCCGAGCGAAAGCTGCTGAAGTCCACATGATCACCAAGTCCCGTTTACAGCACCTCCAAGTGAACGCGTGCCTGTGAAAAACGACTCCAACTTAAGAAAGCGCTCgactataaacaaatatctcCAGCCCCCGCAACCGTGCGACCTTTGATTTGATCGCTTCTGTGTTACTCACATTGGCACCGCCCTCTTTCGCAACAAACCACGCCCACACGATGCTTCTCCCAGTGACGCATGGTTTGTTGTCCCTTGTGAAATATCATGAAACAGAGGGTTTACATATTGCTACTATTACATCACGCAATTACGGCAagcaattttatatttaagacacttaattatttaatttattttaatgataaagtAATGattgaaaaattaagaaaaaaatagttttttttgcacTCGATACGTCGTGACTGGATCCAAGCTGTGAATTCTGCTCTCAACCAAGATggaacttaatatttttgtattgtattaaagtaaaaaaattaattatgcacTAAAAATAACTTGCATCGGATTTCAGATTGCAACTAAAACCTCATTAAACTTGCTAATTATTGCTGAGGCAAATTTCAATCCTTGTTACTGCTTCTTGcgtcatactgtacattacactGTTGTTTTTGAGCAATGCTCTAACTTACTaatgttactgagaaaaaaaaaacacttggaaaATTACAAGAGATATAACTTCCAGTACAATATGTCAGATGGCACATTAATTTAATCTGTAACGAGACGAAGTGCAGCCCATTACACTTAATGAAACTGTCACATAGATTACAAATGTAGGCTAGCTTACTattatgcataatatttaaaattgaaactTAAGTTagtgttttcattaattttcctgtgtgcattacaaatatttgtgataattaggctacattacaatagtcaaataaaaatacaaatcatatgTATGATTTTAATCTATCAATGTATTATTTGATTGGAAGCAGATGGGATTCATTATCATCTCTATCCCTTTGCACTGTTTTTCTATCCtccaaaatacaaaatgtacatgtACAGCAGCCCTGCGTGACTGTCAAGGAGAGTGTCTTATtgtatattcttatttatttgtaacCCTCACTCTGGAGACGAAGTAAATGTGTGCACTGGCCTGACTGCTTTCTCACAGCAACAGCCGGTTTAATGAGGTGGTGCAGAAACGCTGGGAGATCTGACGTCAGGCCTTTTAGACCTTTAGAATTTTACTGCCACTTACAAAGTGCACCTGGGCCACACCACAAGAATCCCTAAGGTTCACACCAACACCTCAGCAGAAATCATTAGTGTGTGAGGGTCAAAGCTTTGAAGGTATAGTCCACCACAAAATGTGTGATGGTCAGAAATAATTTGTGTGTGAGGGTAAAATTTTTGATGGTATTGtccatatcattttatttttatgatgttttgttctgtgtgattttggtttttgttttttttagaaatcatacaggtttggaacacaaTCTCCATATTTACTCAACATACAGTaggtaaatgatgaaagaatttacttttttgggtgaactaaccctttaagatgtgTTCTTGCACTTCTTCAAATGGCAGCTTTAGCCACAAATCATCAGTGTTGTTAGCGttatctaaaactattaaaataattttaatcgttcatttaaattaagctgaaataaaatacaattaaagtattagaagaaaaaattaaagttaacaaaaattagaaatatttctttggcaacaaactaaaaaaaaattttaagctgAAGTGCCTAAATTACTAAaacggatttaaaaaaaagttaaatagttaataaaaatgacaaaagcacataaaattacttaaaacttaaaaaaaaatcaaaagggtaattaaaaaatattaataattactataatagtatatagttaatactaaaataacactggaaatCACAGCATAAAATTAACTCGTCTTCATCAATGATATGACTATTAAACctacttataataatataataataaaataaaaacaaatcgcTGTATAACAGAATGCAAATTGTTTCAGaatgatatgaaaatatgaaagtatGAAAGTGCAATTGGATAAATGTATACAAGTTTATGAAGTTAATGGAGAAATTGTTTATTGAAAATACTTCAATAGTTGTGTGTTTCTTGCCTGCCCCCTACtggttcaagtatatttttatcCATTAAAGAAACCTCAGAACAAAGTATACAGAGAGGTGTTCAAAAACCTTTAATTTTCCTTAATAGAGAGACAGAATTACAGCAAACATTGATTCGGTCAGGTTAAGATAACCAATAAATAACTGGCCATGTTAATAtccattcaaaatgtatttttgacagTCATAAAACAGCGAATCAAGTCACTATTTTCAGAGTTAACGCTGACAATCTTgtacatctttttaaaaaagcctGGTAAACTCATAGATTAAGATTCAGCTGAGTTCTGGCAGTAGCTTTTAGCCACATGTGCCGTTCCCTTTTTAAAGAGGGTTCATTATACAAATTCATTAGTGCCATTAAAAAACAGCTTGACCAACTCTGATCACTCCATGGGAAGTACATACTACATTATCTTACAAAAACAtggccttttttttaaacaaatgttgtgaTGAGAGGGGAGATGATGGGAGGGGGTGTTGTGgaggcatgttgttgtttttctaaagGGAAGTGGTCGCGAGTTTGTTCAGTTCATTTGGCACGATATCAAAAGCACAGTGAACTCTGCTGTGCTTGTTTTGATAGCTCAAAACCTTACAGACTTTTACTGTTTCTTATTTGCATATGTAGAAAAGGAAAGTGTAAAAGTGAGcagttttaaaaatacaagtgtcgatctctatatatatatattcttatataatataaacttttatttaagtgAGCCGTTTGGTCCAAGTTCCAAATGTACAGTACACGAGTGTTGATTTCACACATAAAGTTAGGTGGATTGATTCTTTCAACAAGGACTCAACCTTGATTAGtgtcatagagagagagagagagagagagggatgctGGGGGAATTTGAAGTGGTCCTGTAAGGGCACTTGCTGCAGTCACATCACCGTTTATGGAAGACTCGTGGGCAGGAATGGTTGGATCTAAAAGTAGGGCACTGTGGTGAGCTTGTACCACTTGACAGTCTCTCTGCTCAGGTCAAAGTCTTTTAGGCTGAGGGTGATGCCACCCAAACAGCAGTTCTCTCGCAGAGACTCTGCACTGAGCACGCTCAGTTGAAGCTCCCTTTGCTTCAGGGTTTCCTTACTGTAGCCGCTGTACACCAGCTACACACCAAGAAAGAAGGAAGTTGTTTATTAGCTTTTGAATAAAGCAGAACTAATCATGCATGGTTAAACAGGTAGGTTTTGGTTACCATTTCATTAAATGTTGGGTTCCTAGTTTTCCTCGCGATTTTTGTTTTGCGTTTGGAGGTTTTGTGGGGGTCTGGGAGAAGGTATGTTTTCA
This genomic window contains:
- the LOC122148534 gene encoding uncharacterized protein LOC122148534; the encoded protein is MEGSGAERTALRRFGDSGMMLLPWTKQILTVLWEHLRLLVQVICCTLMTVFQMFRFEVHLRITDETGQHIQHMTSGSGDPSDGFLLSSLFENNKNIVVGGSNPLSKFARDPFDVSSHSRAVLSSLVGDELCCSLVDDLVSHATECLNDTEDLYIGDHSMWNHGYDWSILGGSERKCAENTCTFTAHVSGFSAKEFVKHQKPIGDPDSCSSSTEDVRAPCQVQSVGQFSDSEFSWGSTDSSCFEGEREENDKLWDLLTSSTDPYHPLHFKACLSSAVPEKSKPQVVSKAESPTVSQSTVSTGSDSSKPGSEDEEEEALWRSLSQNDDPYHPLNFRAPLQSSPAAPIHDSPSDNTQNQTDRLLKSSRHSKPPLPPSKVARHCCHKLPVETLSVVPWRRHVGLTAVQGNQRKCCPC